A genome region from Haloimpatiens massiliensis includes the following:
- a CDS encoding metallophosphoesterase — MALYALSDLHLSLSADKPMDIFGDNWRDHDEKIKNNWMDKIKEEDTILIAGDISWSMNMEEGIKELQWVDSLPGRKIFVKGNHDYWWTSITKLNNLYEEMNFIQNNHFSYKEYAICGTRGWVIPFGDNSTEHNKKIYNRELIRLKLSLDSAKKGGFQKIIVMLHYPPTNDKFQNTEIIDLLKEYDVEKVIYGHIHGPALKRLFQGNIEGIEYIVTSADYLDFKPIKILD, encoded by the coding sequence ATGGCATTATATGCTTTATCAGATTTGCATTTGTCTTTAAGTGCAGATAAACCTATGGACATCTTTGGGGATAACTGGAGAGACCATGATGAAAAAATAAAAAATAATTGGATGGATAAGATAAAAGAAGAAGATACAATTTTAATAGCAGGAGATATATCATGGTCCATGAATATGGAAGAGGGAATTAAAGAGTTACAGTGGGTTGATTCGTTGCCAGGAAGAAAAATATTTGTCAAGGGGAACCATGATTATTGGTGGACGAGTATAACTAAACTTAATAATCTATATGAAGAGATGAATTTTATACAAAATAATCACTTCTCTTATAAAGAATATGCTATTTGTGGGACTCGAGGATGGGTAATACCTTTTGGAGATAACTCTACAGAACATAATAAAAAAATATATAATAGAGAATTAATAAGATTGAAATTATCTTTAGACAGTGCTAAAAAAGGGGGATTTCAAAAGATTATCGTAATGCTACATTATCCACCTACTAATGATAAATTTCAAAACACAGAAATTATAGATTTGCTTAAGGAGTATGATGTTGAAAAGGTCATATATGGGCATATACATGGCCCAGCTTTAAAAAGGCTTTTTCAAGGAAATATAGAGGGCATAGAGTATATTGTTACTTCAGCAGATTATTTAGATTTTAAGCCTATAAAGATATTAGATTAA
- a CDS encoding EscU/YscU/HrcU family type III secretion system export apparatus switch protein, which translates to MDKNNKAAALKYDTNYDAPIVTAAGMGEIADKILEKANENNVPIVYNEELANLLLNVDVGSSIPYELYDTVAKVIAYVMDVDSSIK; encoded by the coding sequence ATGGATAAGAATAATAAAGCTGCAGCGTTAAAATATGATACAAATTATGATGCTCCTATAGTTACAGCAGCAGGCATGGGGGAAATAGCTGATAAAATACTGGAAAAGGCTAATGAAAATAATGTGCCAATAGTGTATAATGAAGAATTAGCCAATTTACTATTGAATGTAGATGTAGGTAGCAGCATACCCTATGAATTATACGATACAGTGGCAAAAGTAATAGCTTATGTAATGGATGTAGACTCATCAATAAAATAA